Proteins encoded by one window of Streptomyces sp. ALI-76-A:
- a CDS encoding NADH-quinone oxidoreductase subunit C → MSDANGTNGASNGTDGASDGTNPEKDLSASNLPGQRGQGGEEIRVQRGMFGADSGGDTSGYGGLVRSVRLPGPASRPYGGWFDEVADELEGALEEQGLLPDNAIERTVVDRDELTFHIEREHLLRVARTLRDDPALRFELCTGVSGVHYPQDKGRELHAVYHLRSITHNRLIRLEVSAPDTDRHIPSLVPVYPTNDWHERETYDFFGIVFDGHPALTRIMMPDDWQGHPQRKDYPLGGIPVEYKGAQIPAPDQRRSYS, encoded by the coding sequence GTGAGCGACGCGAACGGCACCAACGGGGCGTCGAACGGGACCGACGGGGCGTCCGACGGCACCAACCCCGAGAAGGACCTCTCGGCCTCCAACCTTCCCGGCCAGCGCGGCCAGGGGGGCGAGGAGATCCGCGTCCAGCGCGGCATGTTCGGCGCCGACAGCGGCGGCGACACCTCCGGCTACGGCGGCCTGGTCCGCTCGGTCCGGCTTCCGGGACCGGCGAGCCGTCCCTACGGCGGCTGGTTCGACGAGGTCGCCGACGAACTGGAAGGCGCGCTGGAGGAGCAGGGACTCCTGCCCGACAACGCGATCGAGCGGACCGTCGTGGACCGCGACGAGCTCACCTTCCACATCGAGCGCGAGCACCTGCTCCGCGTCGCCCGCACGCTGCGCGACGACCCGGCCCTGCGCTTCGAGCTCTGCACCGGCGTCAGCGGCGTGCACTACCCGCAGGACAAGGGCCGCGAGCTGCACGCCGTCTACCACCTGCGCTCGATCACCCACAACCGGCTGATCCGCCTCGAAGTCAGCGCCCCGGACACCGACCGGCACATCCCGTCCCTCGTCCCGGTCTATCCGACCAACGACTGGCACGAGCGCGAGACCTACGACTTCTTCGGCATCGTCTTCGACGGTCACCCGGCCCTGACGCGGATCATGATGCCGGACGACTGGCAGGGCCACCCGCAGCGCAAGGACTATCCCCTCGGCGGCATCCCCGTCGAGTACAAGGGCGCCCAGATCCCGGCTCCGGACCAGCGGAGGTCGTACTCGTGA
- a CDS encoding NADH-quinone oxidoreductase subunit D, producing the protein MSTSHASPRETTEGTVYTVTGGDWDEVVQSAARADDERIVVNMGPQHPSTHGVLRLILEIEGETVTEARCGIGYLHTGIEKNLEYRTWTQGTTFVTRMDYLTSFFNETGYCLAVEKLLGIEDQIPDRATLIRVLLMELNRLSSHLVCIATGGMELGATTIMIYGFRDREMILDIYELITGLRMNHAYIRPGGLAQDLPPGAVDHIREFVKKMKKNLPEYDKLATGNPIFKARMQDIGYLDLAGCMALGATGPILRSTGLPHDLRKAQPYCGYETYDFDVPTTDTCDAYGRFLIRLEEMRQSLRIVEQCLDRLQPGPVMVTDKKIAWPAQLALGPDGLGNSLDHIKKIMGTSMEALIHHFKLVTEGFRVPPGQTYAAVESPKGELGVHAVSDGGTRPYRVHFRDPSFTNLQAMAAMCEGGQVADVIVAVASIDPVMGGVDR; encoded by the coding sequence GTGAGCACTTCGCACGCCTCCCCTCGGGAAACCACCGAGGGCACCGTCTACACGGTCACCGGTGGCGACTGGGACGAGGTCGTCCAGTCCGCGGCCCGAGCCGACGACGAGCGCATCGTCGTCAACATGGGCCCCCAGCACCCCTCCACCCACGGTGTGCTCCGCCTGATCCTGGAGATCGAGGGCGAGACCGTCACCGAGGCCCGCTGCGGCATCGGCTACCTCCACACCGGCATCGAGAAGAACCTCGAGTACCGCACGTGGACGCAGGGCACCACGTTCGTGACGCGCATGGACTACCTGACGTCCTTCTTCAACGAGACCGGCTACTGCCTGGCCGTCGAGAAACTCCTCGGCATCGAGGACCAGATCCCCGACCGGGCCACGCTCATCCGCGTGCTCCTGATGGAGCTGAACCGGCTCTCCTCGCACCTGGTGTGCATCGCCACCGGCGGCATGGAACTCGGCGCCACCACGATCATGATCTACGGATTCCGTGATCGTGAAATGATTCTCGACATCTACGAGCTCATCACGGGCCTGCGGATGAACCACGCGTACATCCGCCCCGGCGGACTCGCCCAGGACCTGCCGCCCGGCGCGGTGGACCACATCCGCGAGTTCGTGAAGAAGATGAAGAAGAACCTCCCGGAGTACGACAAGCTCGCCACCGGCAACCCCATCTTCAAGGCCCGCATGCAGGACATCGGCTACCTCGATCTGGCCGGCTGCATGGCCCTCGGCGCCACCGGCCCGATCCTGCGCTCCACCGGCCTGCCGCACGACCTGCGCAAGGCACAGCCCTACTGCGGCTACGAGACGTACGACTTCGACGTCCCGACCACCGACACCTGCGATGCCTACGGCCGCTTCCTGATCCGCCTGGAAGAGATGCGCCAGTCCCTGCGGATCGTCGAGCAGTGCCTGGACCGGCTCCAGCCCGGCCCGGTCATGGTCACCGACAAGAAGATCGCCTGGCCCGCCCAGCTCGCCCTGGGACCGGACGGCCTGGGCAACTCCCTCGACCACATCAAGAAGATCATGGGTACCTCCATGGAGGCCCTGATCCACCACTTCAAGCTGGTCACCGAGGGCTTCCGCGTCCCGCCGGGACAGACGTACGCGGCCGTCGAGTCGCCCAAGGGCGAGCTCGGGGTGCACGCCGTGTCCGACGGCGGCACCCGCCCCTACCGGGTCCACTTCCGCGACCCGTCCTTCACCAACCTTCAGGCCATGGCGGCGATGTGCGAGGGCGGCCAGGTCGCCGACGTCATCGTCGCCGTGGCGTCCATCGACCCCGTGATGGGAGGCGTCGACCGGTGA
- a CDS encoding NADH-quinone oxidoreductase subunit B, with translation MGLEEKLPSGFLLTTVEQAAGWVRKSSVFPATFGLACCAIEMMTTGAGRYDLARFGMEVFRGSPRQADLMIVAGRVSQKMAPVLRQVYDQMPNPKWVISMGVCASSGGMFNNYAIVQGVDHIVPVDIYLPGCPPRPEMLMDAILKLHQKIQSSKLGVNAEEAAREAEEAALKALPTIEMKGLLR, from the coding sequence ATGGGACTCGAAGAAAAGCTGCCGAGCGGATTCCTGCTGACCACCGTCGAGCAGGCCGCGGGCTGGGTGCGCAAGTCGTCGGTCTTCCCCGCCACCTTCGGCCTCGCCTGCTGCGCCATCGAGATGATGACCACCGGCGCCGGCCGCTACGACCTGGCCCGCTTCGGCATGGAGGTCTTCCGCGGATCCCCGCGCCAGGCCGACCTGATGATCGTCGCCGGCCGGGTCAGCCAGAAGATGGCGCCGGTGCTCCGGCAGGTCTACGACCAGATGCCGAACCCGAAGTGGGTGATCTCCATGGGGGTCTGCGCCTCCTCGGGCGGCATGTTCAACAACTACGCCATCGTCCAGGGCGTCGACCACATCGTCCCGGTCGACATCTACCTCCCCGGCTGCCCGCCGCGCCCGGAGATGCTGATGGACGCCATCCTCAAGCTCCACCAGAAGATCCAGAGCTCCAAGCTCGGCGTGAACGCCGAGGAGGCCGCCCGTGAGGCGGAGGAGGCGGCGCTCAAGGCCCTGCCGACGATCGAGATGAAGGGGCTGCTGAGGTGA
- the nuoI gene encoding NADH-quinone oxidoreductase subunit NuoI translates to MAEEPKETQPGFQNPVAGFGVTFKAMFKKRLTEQYPEQKKTTAPRFHGRHQLNRHPDGLEKCVGCELCAWACPADAIYVEGADNTDEERYSPGERYGRVYQINYARCILCGLCIEACPTRALTMTNEFELADSSRANLIYTKEQLLAGLEEGMVDSPHSIFPGTDEQDYYRGLVTEAAPGTVRQVAVSKGEVPQEAASTFGEDEPTTEKVIGR, encoded by the coding sequence ATGGCTGAGGAGCCGAAGGAGACCCAACCCGGTTTCCAGAATCCCGTGGCCGGCTTCGGTGTGACCTTCAAGGCCATGTTCAAGAAGCGGCTGACCGAGCAGTACCCGGAGCAGAAGAAGACCACCGCTCCCCGGTTCCATGGACGGCACCAGCTCAACCGCCATCCGGACGGCCTGGAGAAGTGCGTCGGCTGCGAACTGTGCGCCTGGGCCTGCCCCGCCGACGCCATCTACGTGGAGGGCGCCGACAACACCGACGAGGAGCGCTACTCGCCGGGCGAGCGGTACGGCCGCGTCTACCAGATCAACTACGCCCGCTGCATCCTGTGCGGCCTGTGCATCGAGGCGTGCCCCACCCGCGCGCTGACCATGACCAACGAGTTCGAGCTGGCCGACTCCAGTCGCGCCAACCTCATCTACACCAAGGAGCAGCTGCTCGCCGGCCTCGAAGAGGGCATGGTCGACAGCCCGCACTCCATCTTCCCGGGCACGGACGAGCAGGACTACTACCGCGGCCTGGTGACGGAGGCCGCGCCCGGCACCGTGCGCCAGGTCGCCGTCTCCAAGGGCGAGGTACCGCAGGAGGCCGCCTCGACCTTCGGCGAGGACGAGCCGACGACGGAGAAGGTGATCGGCCGATGA
- a CDS encoding NADH-quinone oxidoreductase subunit G, translating to MTVTTNAPAGGGEAAVPPEDLVSLTIDGAEISVPKGTLVIRAAEQLGIEIPRFCDHPLLDPAGACRQCIVEVEGQRKPMASCTITCTDGMVVKTHLSSPVAEKAQHGVMELLLINHPLDCPVCDKGGECPLQNQAMSHGNAESRFTGKKRTFEKPVPISPQVLLDRERCVLCARCTRFSNQVAGDPMIELLERGALQQVGTGEGDPFESYFSGNTIQICPVGALTSAAYRFRSRPFDLISSPSVCEHCSSGCATRTDHRRGKVMRRLAANDPEVNEEWICDKGRFAFRYAQQRDRLQTPLVRNAEGELVPASWPEALQIAAQGLLASRGRTGVLTGGRLTIEDAYAYSKFARVALGTNDIDFRARVHSAEEADFLAAQVAGRGRDLDGTGVTYTALEKAPAVLLVGFEAEEEAPGVFLRLRKAWRKHGQKVFSLATHATRGLEKAGGTLLPAAPGTETEWLDALASGTGLEGDGATASQALRAEGALIVVGERLAAVAGALTAAVRAATATGARLVWIPRRAGERGALEAGALPTLLPGGRPATDPRARDEVAALWGLAELPHRYGRDTGQIVEAAADGELQALVVAGVEVTDLPHPARARAALSEVGFLVSLELRPSEVTALADVVLPVAAVAEKAGTFLNWEGRVRSFEAALKPDHMTRRLAPTDARVLQMLADAMDVHLGLPDLRTARAELDQLGAWGGPRATEPRETAASLPRPAAGEAVLAGHRLLLDQGVLQQGDEALAGTRHAAHARVSPATAAEAGVQDGDVLAVTGPAGAVAFPLRITEMPDRVVWLPLNSVAGGVASDTGARPGSLVRIGPATPAAEALKEVEA from the coding sequence ATGACCGTGACCACCAACGCTCCCGCAGGCGGGGGAGAGGCGGCGGTCCCGCCGGAGGATCTCGTCTCGCTGACGATCGACGGCGCCGAGATCAGCGTGCCCAAGGGCACCCTGGTCATCCGGGCCGCCGAGCAGCTCGGCATCGAGATCCCCCGGTTCTGCGACCACCCCCTGCTCGACCCGGCCGGCGCCTGCCGCCAGTGCATCGTCGAGGTCGAGGGCCAGCGCAAGCCGATGGCGTCCTGCACCATCACGTGCACCGACGGGATGGTGGTGAAGACCCACCTCTCCTCGCCCGTCGCCGAGAAGGCCCAGCACGGTGTGATGGAGCTGCTGCTCATCAACCACCCGCTGGACTGCCCGGTCTGCGACAAGGGCGGCGAGTGCCCGCTCCAGAACCAGGCCATGTCGCACGGCAACGCCGAGTCCCGCTTCACAGGCAAGAAGCGGACCTTCGAGAAGCCCGTCCCGATCTCCCCGCAGGTGCTGCTCGACCGTGAGCGGTGCGTGCTGTGCGCCCGTTGCACCCGCTTCTCCAACCAGGTCGCGGGCGACCCCATGATCGAGCTGCTGGAGCGGGGCGCGCTCCAGCAGGTCGGCACCGGCGAGGGCGACCCCTTCGAGTCGTACTTCTCCGGCAACACCATCCAGATCTGCCCGGTCGGCGCGCTGACCTCGGCGGCGTACCGATTCCGCTCCCGTCCCTTCGACCTGATCTCCTCGCCCTCCGTCTGCGAGCACTGCTCCAGCGGCTGCGCGACCCGCACCGACCACCGGCGCGGCAAGGTCATGCGGCGGCTCGCCGCCAACGACCCCGAGGTCAACGAGGAGTGGATCTGCGACAAGGGGCGGTTCGCGTTCCGGTACGCGCAGCAGCGGGACCGGCTCCAGACGCCGTTGGTGCGCAACGCCGAGGGCGAGCTGGTACCGGCCTCCTGGCCGGAGGCGCTGCAGATCGCCGCTCAGGGGCTGCTCGCCTCGCGCGGTCGGACCGGCGTCCTGACCGGCGGCCGCCTCACCATCGAGGACGCCTACGCGTACAGCAAGTTCGCCCGGGTGGCGCTCGGCACCAACGACATCGACTTCCGCGCGCGCGTCCACAGCGCCGAGGAGGCCGACTTCCTCGCCGCCCAGGTCGCCGGACGGGGCCGTGACCTCGACGGTACGGGCGTCACGTACACCGCTCTGGAGAAGGCGCCCGCGGTCCTGCTGGTCGGGTTCGAGGCCGAGGAGGAGGCACCCGGCGTCTTCCTGCGGCTGCGCAAGGCCTGGCGCAAGCACGGACAGAAGGTGTTCTCCCTCGCCACGCACGCCACGCGCGGTCTGGAGAAGGCCGGCGGCACGCTGCTGCCGGCGGCTCCCGGCACCGAGACCGAATGGCTGGACGCGCTCGCGAGCGGGACCGGCCTGGAGGGCGACGGGGCGACGGCGTCCCAGGCACTGCGGGCCGAGGGCGCGCTGATCGTCGTGGGCGAGCGGCTGGCCGCGGTGGCGGGCGCACTGACGGCCGCGGTACGGGCCGCGACCGCGACCGGCGCCCGGCTGGTGTGGATCCCGCGCCGGGCCGGGGAGCGCGGCGCTCTGGAAGCCGGCGCGCTGCCCACGCTGCTGCCGGGCGGACGTCCGGCCACGGACCCGCGCGCGCGGGACGAGGTCGCCGCGCTCTGGGGCCTGGCCGAACTCCCGCACCGCTACGGGCGCGACACCGGCCAGATCGTCGAGGCCGCCGCCGACGGCGAGCTCCAGGCGCTGGTGGTCGCCGGTGTGGAGGTCACCGACCTGCCGCATCCGGCACGCGCGCGTGCGGCCCTCTCCGAGGTCGGCTTCCTGGTCTCGCTGGAACTGCGGCCCAGCGAGGTCACCGCGCTCGCGGACGTCGTCCTCCCGGTCGCCGCGGTCGCCGAGAAGGCCGGCACCTTCCTCAACTGGGAGGGCCGGGTGCGCTCGTTCGAGGCCGCGCTCAAGCCCGACCACATGACCCGGCGCCTGGCGCCCACCGACGCCCGCGTGCTGCAGATGCTGGCCGACGCCATGGACGTCCACCTGGGTCTGCCGGATCTGCGCACCGCGCGGGCGGAGCTGGACCAGCTGGGCGCCTGGGGCGGACCGCGGGCCACCGAACCCCGGGAGACCGCCGCCTCGTTGCCGCGGCCCGCCGCCGGCGAGGCGGTCCTGGCCGGGCACCGGCTGCTGCTCGACCAGGGTGTGCTCCAGCAGGGCGACGAGGCGCTCGCCGGGACGCGGCACGCCGCCCACGCGCGCGTGTCGCCCGCGACCGCCGCCGAAGCCGGCGTGCAGGACGGCGATGTCCTCGCCGTGACCGGTCCCGCCGGAGCCGTCGCGTTCCCGCTGCGGATCACCGAGATGCCCGACCGGGTGGTCTGGCTCCCGCTGAACTCAGTCGCCGGGGGCGTCGCCTCCGACACCGGGGCGCGGCCCGGCTCACTCGTCCGCATCGGACCGGCGACGCCCGCCGCCGAAGCCCTCAAGGAGGTGGAGGCATGA
- the nuoE gene encoding NADH-quinone oxidoreductase subunit NuoE produces the protein MTTSSSERGVSLGMPELPAPTYPDDVRARLETDARAIIARYPDSRSALLPLLHLVQSEEGHVTRTGMRFCAEVLDLTTAEVTAVATFYTMYRRKPSGDYQVGVCTNTLCAVMGGDAIFEELQEHLGVGNGETTDDGKVTLEHIECNAACDFAPVLMVNWEFFDNQTPATAKRLVDDLRAGRPVEPTRGAPLCTFKETARILAGFPDERPGAVEASGSAGAASLVGLRLARGEAAPARVVHPRDGGPHNEPRDGGPHDEPQDRTAHRPSPTEHLSSHDAPQDTSASDPAHPAGPTAEEGE, from the coding sequence GTGACCACCTCTTCTTCGGAGCGGGGCGTCAGCCTGGGCATGCCCGAACTGCCCGCGCCCACGTACCCGGACGACGTCCGCGCCCGGCTGGAGACGGACGCGCGCGCGATCATCGCCCGCTACCCGGACTCCCGCTCGGCCCTGCTGCCGTTGCTGCACCTCGTGCAGTCGGAGGAGGGCCATGTCACGCGCACCGGCATGCGGTTCTGCGCGGAGGTGCTGGACCTGACCACCGCGGAGGTGACCGCGGTCGCCACCTTCTACACCATGTACCGGCGCAAGCCGTCGGGCGACTACCAGGTGGGGGTCTGCACCAACACCCTCTGCGCGGTGATGGGCGGTGACGCGATCTTCGAGGAGCTCCAGGAACACCTGGGCGTCGGCAACGGCGAGACCACCGACGACGGCAAGGTCACCCTGGAGCACATCGAGTGCAACGCGGCCTGCGACTTCGCGCCGGTGCTGATGGTCAACTGGGAGTTCTTCGACAACCAGACCCCGGCCACCGCCAAGCGCCTCGTCGACGACCTGCGCGCGGGCCGTCCGGTCGAGCCCACCCGCGGGGCCCCGCTGTGCACCTTCAAGGAGACCGCGCGGATCCTGGCCGGCTTCCCCGACGAGCGGCCCGGGGCCGTCGAGGCGAGCGGCAGCGCGGGAGCCGCCTCGCTGGTGGGCCTCCGCCTGGCCAGGGGAGAGGCCGCGCCCGCGCGCGTGGTCCATCCGCGCGACGGCGGACCGCACAACGAGCCGCGCGACGGCGGTCCGCACGACGAGCCGCAGGACAGGACCGCGCACCGCCCGTCACCGACGGAACACCTGAGCTCGCACGACGCGCCGCAGGACACGTCGGCCTCCGACCCGGCCCACCCGGCCGGGCCCACCGCCGAGGAGGGGGAGTGA
- the nuoH gene encoding NADH-quinone oxidoreductase subunit NuoH → MSPYLAAEDLSMFGTDPWWLVVVKAVFCFAFLMLTVLFSIVWERKVVAWMQLRIGPNRHGPWGMLQSLADGMKLMLKEDVIVKRADKVVYVLAPIVAAIPAFMAIAVIPFGPAGNEISIFGHRTAMQLTDLPIAMLYILAVASVGIYGIVLAGWSSGSTYPLLGGLRSCAQMISYEIAMGAAFASVFLYSGSMSTSTIVEQQQDRWYILLLPVSFLIYIVTMVGETNRAPFDMPESEGDLVGGFNTEYSSIKFAMFMLAEYVNMVTVSAVSVTLFLGGWRAPWPVSTFWEGANHGWWPMLWFVIKVQLLLFFFIWLRGTLPRVRYDQLMKLGWKVLIPVSLVWLMLVATVRTLRNENYEFTDIALYIAGGVITLLLLSFVVDIFREKAKAAEQPVEEPAGFDPMAGGFPVPPLPGQDLPPVPRRRSRRERELIVSGGPDTASDGSSDGKEASDG, encoded by the coding sequence ATGAGCCCGTACCTCGCCGCTGAAGACCTCTCGATGTTCGGCACCGATCCCTGGTGGCTGGTCGTCGTCAAGGCGGTGTTCTGCTTCGCCTTCCTGATGCTGACCGTGCTGTTCTCCATCGTGTGGGAGCGCAAGGTCGTCGCCTGGATGCAGCTGCGCATCGGCCCCAACCGGCACGGCCCCTGGGGCATGCTCCAGTCGCTCGCCGACGGCATGAAGCTGATGCTCAAGGAAGACGTCATCGTCAAGCGCGCGGACAAGGTGGTCTACGTCCTCGCGCCGATCGTCGCGGCCATCCCGGCCTTCATGGCGATCGCGGTGATCCCCTTCGGCCCGGCCGGCAACGAGATCTCGATCTTCGGACACCGCACCGCGATGCAGCTCACCGACCTGCCGATCGCGATGCTCTACATCCTCGCGGTCGCCTCGGTCGGCATCTACGGCATCGTCCTCGCGGGCTGGAGTTCCGGATCCACCTATCCGCTGCTGGGCGGCCTGCGGTCCTGCGCGCAGATGATCTCGTACGAGATCGCCATGGGCGCCGCGTTCGCCTCGGTGTTCCTCTACTCGGGGTCGATGTCGACCTCGACGATCGTCGAACAGCAGCAGGACCGCTGGTACATCCTCCTGCTGCCGGTCTCCTTCCTGATCTACATCGTGACGATGGTCGGCGAGACCAACCGCGCCCCCTTCGACATGCCCGAGTCCGAGGGCGACCTGGTCGGCGGCTTCAACACCGAGTACTCGTCGATCAAGTTCGCGATGTTCATGCTCGCCGAGTACGTGAACATGGTGACGGTCTCGGCCGTGTCCGTGACGCTCTTCCTGGGCGGCTGGCGGGCCCCGTGGCCGGTCAGCACCTTCTGGGAGGGCGCGAACCACGGCTGGTGGCCGATGCTCTGGTTCGTCATCAAGGTGCAACTGCTGCTCTTCTTCTTCATCTGGCTGCGCGGCACGCTCCCGCGGGTCCGCTACGACCAGCTGATGAAGCTCGGCTGGAAGGTCCTCATCCCGGTCTCCCTGGTGTGGCTGATGCTCGTCGCCACCGTGCGGACCCTCCGGAACGAGAACTACGAGTTCACCGACATCGCCCTCTACATCGCCGGCGGCGTCATCACCCTGTTGCTGCTCTCCTTCGTCGTCGACATCTTCCGGGAGAAGGCGAAGGCGGCCGAACAGCCAGTCGAAGAACCGGCCGGCTTCGACCCGATGGCGGGCGGATTCCCCGTGCCGCCGCTGCCCGGGCAGGACCTTCCGCCGGTGCCGCGACGCCGCTCCCGTCGTGAGCGGGAGCTGATTGTCAGTGGTGGACCGGATACTGCGAGTGACGGATCTTCGGATGGAAAGGAGGCGTCCGATGGCTGA
- the nuoF gene encoding NADH-quinone oxidoreductase subunit NuoF translates to MMTLAAEIKDTSPEKLLSPVLSAFWDEDRSWTLDVYRRHDGYEGLRKALAMSPDDLIAYVKESGLRGRGGAGFPTGMKWQFIPQGDGKPHYLVVNADESEPGTCKDIPLLFANPHSLIEGIVIACHAIRSSHAFIYLRGEVVPVLRRLHSAVAEAYAAGYLGENILGSGLDLELTVHAGAGAYICGEETALLDSLEGRRGQPRLRPPFPAVAGLYACPTVVNNVESIASVPAILNKGKDWFRSMGSEKSPGFTLYSLSGHVTSPGQYEAPLGITLRQLLDMSGGIRAGHRLKFWTPGGSSTPMFTDEHLDVPLDYEGVGAAGSMLGTKALQCFDETTCVVRAVTRWTEFYAHESCGKCTPCREGTYWLVQLLRDIEAGKGAMSDLDKLNDIADNINGKSFCALGDGAASPIFSSLKYFREEYEQHITGRGCPFDPAKSTAWADRTEVNA, encoded by the coding sequence GTGATGACCTTGGCAGCCGAGATCAAAGACACCAGCCCCGAGAAGCTGCTGTCACCCGTGCTGTCGGCCTTCTGGGACGAGGACAGGTCCTGGACGCTGGACGTCTACCGACGCCACGACGGATACGAGGGGCTCCGCAAGGCGCTCGCCATGTCGCCGGACGACCTGATCGCGTACGTCAAGGAGTCCGGTCTGCGCGGTCGCGGCGGCGCGGGATTCCCCACGGGAATGAAGTGGCAGTTCATCCCGCAGGGGGATGGAAAGCCGCACTATCTAGTTGTCAACGCCGACGAGTCGGAGCCGGGGACCTGCAAGGACATCCCGCTCCTCTTCGCGAACCCGCACAGCCTCATCGAGGGCATCGTCATCGCGTGTCATGCCATCAGGTCGTCGCATGCCTTCATCTATCTGCGGGGTGAAGTCGTCCCTGTGCTGCGGCGGTTGCACTCAGCCGTCGCTGAGGCCTACGCGGCGGGCTACCTCGGCGAGAACATCCTGGGCAGCGGCCTCGACCTCGAACTCACCGTGCACGCCGGCGCGGGCGCGTACATCTGCGGTGAGGAGACCGCGCTCCTGGACTCGCTCGAAGGCCGCCGGGGTCAACCGCGGCTCCGTCCCCCTTTCCCTGCTGTCGCGGGCCTCTACGCGTGCCCGACTGTGGTGAACAACGTCGAGTCGATCGCGTCGGTTCCCGCGATCCTGAACAAGGGCAAAGACTGGTTCAGGTCGATGGGCAGCGAGAAGTCGCCGGGCTTCACGCTCTACTCGCTCAGCGGCCATGTCACCAGTCCCGGTCAGTACGAGGCCCCGCTCGGCATCACGCTCCGGCAGCTCCTCGACATGAGCGGCGGCATCCGGGCCGGACACCGCCTCAAGTTCTGGACGCCCGGGGGCTCCTCGACTCCGATGTTCACCGACGAGCACCTCGACGTCCCTCTTGACTACGAAGGAGTGGGTGCCGCGGGTTCCATGCTCGGCACAAAAGCTCTGCAGTGCTTCGACGAGACGACCTGCGTCGTGCGTGCCGTGACCCGCTGGACCGAGTTCTACGCGCACGAGTCCTGCGGCAAGTGCACCCCCTGCCGCGAAGGGACCTACTGGCTCGTGCAGTTGCTGCGTGACATCGAGGCCGGGAAGGGCGCCATGTCCGACCTCGACAAGCTGAACGACATCGCCGACAACATCAACGGCAAGTCCTTCTGCGCCCTCGGCGACGGCGCCGCCTCGCCGATCTTCTCCTCGCTCAAGTACTTCCGCGAGGAGTACGAGCAGCACATCACGGGCCGCGGCTGCCCCTTCGACCCGGCCAAGTCGACGGCCTGGGCCGACCGCACGGAGGTGAACGCATGA
- a CDS encoding NADH-quinone oxidoreductase subunit A, giving the protein MNAYAPILVLGALGAGFAIFSVVMATLIGPKRYNRAKLEAYECGIEPTPTPAGGGRFPIKYYLTAMLFIVFDIEIVFLYPWAVTFDALGVFGLVEMLLFVLTVFVAYAYVWRRGGLEWD; this is encoded by the coding sequence GTGAACGCGTATGCGCCCATCCTCGTACTGGGAGCCCTCGGGGCAGGCTTTGCGATCTTCTCCGTGGTCATGGCCACGCTGATCGGTCCGAAGCGGTACAACCGGGCCAAACTCGAGGCCTACGAGTGCGGGATCGAGCCGACCCCCACGCCGGCCGGCGGCGGGCGTTTCCCGATCAAGTACTACCTGACGGCGATGCTCTTCATCGTCTTCGACATCGAGATCGTCTTCCTCTACCCCTGGGCCGTCACCTTCGACGCCCTGGGTGTCTTCGGGCTCGTCGAGATGCTGCTCTTCGTGCTCACCGTCTTCGTCGCGTACGCGTACGTATGGCGGCGCGGCGGCCTGGAATGGGACTGA